A section of the Oryza sativa Japonica Group chromosome 1, ASM3414082v1 genome encodes:
- the LOC4324716 gene encoding lysine-specific demethylase JMJ31 isoform X2, producing the protein MRAEDDDAGGGEFVGARLDAGLRAARFASPPSADEFAAAVEPRNAPAVFRGVVKDWTASSRWDPRRGGLDYLREKVGPDVDVEAMMSSTGHVFYGDLRSHERVLVPFSKFMNSCKSYLRCPNASSDSPKAQEILKEPASSEEGCSSSLESCDQVYLAQVSILNTENKERCSLEVLKEDIQEPTFLRGKPFSSINIWMNRAHLRSSTHYDPHHNLLCVVAGCKKVTLWPPSSSPYLYPMPVYGEASNHSSVSIEEPDYSRYTRARYMKEYSERVILNCGDALFIPEGWYHQVDSDDLTIAINFWWKSRIMNEMLEHMDAYYLRRILSRLVDKEMENSVSCSKGTTVCQPTDEESGGPEQLKQKQVNSDSSDKKDSPLQTLEPSTLQALYELISLVHNSAEMVSQNEITEPTSQDAYCKQSNGSKKIAADDSSLLEKDPIAKIILPLKPLELQSMLLAMARTFPRTLEALVLNMLGPIGAEILTRKFDEMDQQATKEQQSEFYKTFYSVFDDQYAAMDALLNGKEMFSFQVFQSVLRQYIGVHADRPKLHWRASWCLQRVSEQTSPRNDVIFQAIPWFFELITVLPSQKLYFGTELVSPFQNGGTYSSTKKQ; encoded by the exons ATGCgagcggaggacgacgacgccggcggcggcgagttcgTGGGCGCGCGGCTGGAcgccggcctccgcgccgcgcgGTTCGCGTCGCCGCCTTCTGCCGACGAGTTCGCGGCCGCCGTCGAGCCCAGGAACGCCCCCGCG GTGTTTCGTGGCGTGGTGAAGGATTGGACGGCCTCCTCTCGGTGGGATCCTCGCCGTGGCGGCCTTGACTATTTGCGG GAAAAGGTTGGACCTGATGTTGATGTGGAAGCTATGATGTCGAGCACAGGGCATGTGTTCTATGGGGATCTTAGAAGCCATGAGAGG GTGCTTGTTCCATTCTCCAAATTCATGAACTCGTGCAAATCTTACCTGAGGTGTCCGAATGCCTCCAGTGACTCACCCAAAGCTCAAGAAATCCTCAAGGAGCCCGCTTCTTCAGAGGAGGGGTGCTCGAGCAGCTTAGAGAGTTGTGACCAAGTCTATTTAGCACAA GTATCAATTCTGAACACTGAGAACAAAGAGAGATGTTCACTGGAAGTTTTGAAAGAGGACATTCAGGAG CCAACATTTTTGAGAGGAAAACCATTTTCATCAATAAACATTTGGATGAATAGAGCTCACTTGAGATCAAGTACCCATTATGATCCCCATCATAATCTCCTTTGTGTGGTGGCTGGTTGCAAAAAAG TAACTTTGTGGCCTCCCTCATCATCCCCATATCTGTACCCGATGCCTGTGTATGGGGAGGCCTCCAACCATAG TTCTGTCAGCATCGAGGAACCAGATTATTCAAGGTACACAAGAGCAAGATACATGAAGGAATACTCTGAGAGAGTCATTCTAAATTGTGGTGATGCTCTTTTCATACCAGAAGGATG GTATCATCAAGTTGACAGTGATGATTTGACAATAGCAATTAACTTTTGGTGGAAGTCAAGAATAATGAATGAAATGTTAGAACATATGGATGCCTACTATCTGCGACGAATCCTGAGCAG ATTGGTGGATAAGGAGATG GAGAATTCTGTTTCTTGTTCAAAAGGTACAACTGTTTGTCAGCCTACAGATGAAGAATCAGGAG GTCCTGAGCAATTGAAGCAGAAGCAGGTTAATTCTGATTCATCTGACAAAAAAGATTCACCACTGCAAACTCTGGAACCGTCCACCCTCCAAGCACTTTATGAACTCATCTCACTGGTTCACAACAGTGCTGAAATGGTTAGCCAAAACGAAATAACAGAACCTACATCTCAGGATGCATATTGCAAGCAAAGCAATGGAAGTAAGAAGATTGCTGCAGATGATTCATCTCTCTTGGAGAAAGATCCTAttgcaaaaataattttaccACTCAAACCGCTTGAATTGCAGAGTATGCTGCTTGCCATGGCG CGTACTTTCCCAAGGACTCTAGAAGCTCTTGTCCTCAACATGCTTGGACCAATAGGAGCAGAGATACTGACAAGGAAGTTTGACGAGATGGACCAACAAGCGACAAAAGAGCAACA GAGTGAGTTTTACAAGACATTCTACAGCGTGTTTGATGACCAGTATGCTGCGATGGATGCACTTCTTAATGGAAAAGAAATGTTTTCCTTTCAG GTATTCCAGAGTGTGCTGCGCCAATATATTGGGGTGCATGCTGACCGACCAAA GTTACATTGGCGGGCCTCGTGGTGCTTACAAAGGGTCAGTGAGCAAACTTCCCCTCGGAATGATGTTATTTTTCAGGCAATTCCTTGGTTCTTTGAACTTATAACGGTACTACCCAGCCAaaagctatattttgggacggagttggtctctccgttccaaaatggAGGTACTTACAGTAGTACTAAAAAGCAGTGA
- the LOC4324716 gene encoding lysine-specific demethylase JMJ31 isoform X3 translates to MRAEDDDAGGGEFVGARLDAGLRAARFASPPSADEFAAAVEPRNAPAVFRGVVKDWTASSRWDPRRGGLDYLRVLVPFSKFMNSCKSYLRCPNASSDSPKAQEILKEPASSEEGCSSSLESCDQVYLAQVSILNTENKERCSLEVLKEDIQEPTFLRGKPFSSINIWMNRAHLRSSTHYDPHHNLLCVVAGCKKVTLWPPSSSPYLYPMPVYGEASNHSSVSIEEPDYSRYTRARYMKEYSERVILNCGDALFIPEGWYHQVDSDDLTIAINFWWKSRIMNEMLEHMDAYYLRRILSRLVDKEMNKMVQENSVSCSKGTTVCQPTDEESGGPEQLKQKQVNSDSSDKKDSPLQTLEPSTLQALYELISLVHNSAEMVSQNEITEPTSQDAYCKQSNGSKKIAADDSSLLEKDPIAKIILPLKPLELQSMLLAMARTFPRTLEALVLNMLGPIGAEILTRKFDEMDQQATKEQQSEFYKTFYSVFDDQYAAMDALLNGKEMFSFQVFQSVLRQYIGVHADRPKLHWRASWCLQRVSEQTSPRNDVIFQAIPWFFELITVLPSQKLYFGTELVSPFQNGGTYSSTKKQ, encoded by the exons ATGCgagcggaggacgacgacgccggcggcggcgagttcgTGGGCGCGCGGCTGGAcgccggcctccgcgccgcgcgGTTCGCGTCGCCGCCTTCTGCCGACGAGTTCGCGGCCGCCGTCGAGCCCAGGAACGCCCCCGCG GTGTTTCGTGGCGTGGTGAAGGATTGGACGGCCTCCTCTCGGTGGGATCCTCGCCGTGGCGGCCTTGACTATTTGCGG GTGCTTGTTCCATTCTCCAAATTCATGAACTCGTGCAAATCTTACCTGAGGTGTCCGAATGCCTCCAGTGACTCACCCAAAGCTCAAGAAATCCTCAAGGAGCCCGCTTCTTCAGAGGAGGGGTGCTCGAGCAGCTTAGAGAGTTGTGACCAAGTCTATTTAGCACAA GTATCAATTCTGAACACTGAGAACAAAGAGAGATGTTCACTGGAAGTTTTGAAAGAGGACATTCAGGAG CCAACATTTTTGAGAGGAAAACCATTTTCATCAATAAACATTTGGATGAATAGAGCTCACTTGAGATCAAGTACCCATTATGATCCCCATCATAATCTCCTTTGTGTGGTGGCTGGTTGCAAAAAAG TAACTTTGTGGCCTCCCTCATCATCCCCATATCTGTACCCGATGCCTGTGTATGGGGAGGCCTCCAACCATAG TTCTGTCAGCATCGAGGAACCAGATTATTCAAGGTACACAAGAGCAAGATACATGAAGGAATACTCTGAGAGAGTCATTCTAAATTGTGGTGATGCTCTTTTCATACCAGAAGGATG GTATCATCAAGTTGACAGTGATGATTTGACAATAGCAATTAACTTTTGGTGGAAGTCAAGAATAATGAATGAAATGTTAGAACATATGGATGCCTACTATCTGCGACGAATCCTGAGCAG ATTGGTGGATAAGGAGATG AACAAAATGGTGCAGGAGAATTCTGTTTCTTGTTCAAAAGGTACAACTGTTTGTCAGCCTACAGATGAAGAATCAGGAG GTCCTGAGCAATTGAAGCAGAAGCAGGTTAATTCTGATTCATCTGACAAAAAAGATTCACCACTGCAAACTCTGGAACCGTCCACCCTCCAAGCACTTTATGAACTCATCTCACTGGTTCACAACAGTGCTGAAATGGTTAGCCAAAACGAAATAACAGAACCTACATCTCAGGATGCATATTGCAAGCAAAGCAATGGAAGTAAGAAGATTGCTGCAGATGATTCATCTCTCTTGGAGAAAGATCCTAttgcaaaaataattttaccACTCAAACCGCTTGAATTGCAGAGTATGCTGCTTGCCATGGCG CGTACTTTCCCAAGGACTCTAGAAGCTCTTGTCCTCAACATGCTTGGACCAATAGGAGCAGAGATACTGACAAGGAAGTTTGACGAGATGGACCAACAAGCGACAAAAGAGCAACA GAGTGAGTTTTACAAGACATTCTACAGCGTGTTTGATGACCAGTATGCTGCGATGGATGCACTTCTTAATGGAAAAGAAATGTTTTCCTTTCAG GTATTCCAGAGTGTGCTGCGCCAATATATTGGGGTGCATGCTGACCGACCAAA GTTACATTGGCGGGCCTCGTGGTGCTTACAAAGGGTCAGTGAGCAAACTTCCCCTCGGAATGATGTTATTTTTCAGGCAATTCCTTGGTTCTTTGAACTTATAACGGTACTACCCAGCCAaaagctatattttgggacggagttggtctctccgttccaaaatggAGGTACTTACAGTAGTACTAAAAAGCAGTGA
- the LOC4324716 gene encoding lysine-specific demethylase JMJ31 isoform X1 — translation MRAEDDDAGGGEFVGARLDAGLRAARFASPPSADEFAAAVEPRNAPAVFRGVVKDWTASSRWDPRRGGLDYLREKVGPDVDVEAMMSSTGHVFYGDLRSHERVLVPFSKFMNSCKSYLRCPNASSDSPKAQEILKEPASSEEGCSSSLESCDQVYLAQVSILNTENKERCSLEVLKEDIQEPTFLRGKPFSSINIWMNRAHLRSSTHYDPHHNLLCVVAGCKKVTLWPPSSSPYLYPMPVYGEASNHSSVSIEEPDYSRYTRARYMKEYSERVILNCGDALFIPEGWYHQVDSDDLTIAINFWWKSRIMNEMLEHMDAYYLRRILSRLVDKEMNKMVQENSVSCSKGTTVCQPTDEESGGPEQLKQKQVNSDSSDKKDSPLQTLEPSTLQALYELISLVHNSAEMVSQNEITEPTSQDAYCKQSNGSKKIAADDSSLLEKDPIAKIILPLKPLELQSMLLAMARTFPRTLEALVLNMLGPIGAEILTRKFDEMDQQATKEQQSEFYKTFYSVFDDQYAAMDALLNGKEMFSFQVFQSVLRQYIGVHADRPKLHWRASWCLQRVSEQTSPRNDVIFQAIPWFFELITVLPSQKLYFGTELVSPFQNGGTYSSTKKQ, via the exons ATGCgagcggaggacgacgacgccggcggcggcgagttcgTGGGCGCGCGGCTGGAcgccggcctccgcgccgcgcgGTTCGCGTCGCCGCCTTCTGCCGACGAGTTCGCGGCCGCCGTCGAGCCCAGGAACGCCCCCGCG GTGTTTCGTGGCGTGGTGAAGGATTGGACGGCCTCCTCTCGGTGGGATCCTCGCCGTGGCGGCCTTGACTATTTGCGG GAAAAGGTTGGACCTGATGTTGATGTGGAAGCTATGATGTCGAGCACAGGGCATGTGTTCTATGGGGATCTTAGAAGCCATGAGAGG GTGCTTGTTCCATTCTCCAAATTCATGAACTCGTGCAAATCTTACCTGAGGTGTCCGAATGCCTCCAGTGACTCACCCAAAGCTCAAGAAATCCTCAAGGAGCCCGCTTCTTCAGAGGAGGGGTGCTCGAGCAGCTTAGAGAGTTGTGACCAAGTCTATTTAGCACAA GTATCAATTCTGAACACTGAGAACAAAGAGAGATGTTCACTGGAAGTTTTGAAAGAGGACATTCAGGAG CCAACATTTTTGAGAGGAAAACCATTTTCATCAATAAACATTTGGATGAATAGAGCTCACTTGAGATCAAGTACCCATTATGATCCCCATCATAATCTCCTTTGTGTGGTGGCTGGTTGCAAAAAAG TAACTTTGTGGCCTCCCTCATCATCCCCATATCTGTACCCGATGCCTGTGTATGGGGAGGCCTCCAACCATAG TTCTGTCAGCATCGAGGAACCAGATTATTCAAGGTACACAAGAGCAAGATACATGAAGGAATACTCTGAGAGAGTCATTCTAAATTGTGGTGATGCTCTTTTCATACCAGAAGGATG GTATCATCAAGTTGACAGTGATGATTTGACAATAGCAATTAACTTTTGGTGGAAGTCAAGAATAATGAATGAAATGTTAGAACATATGGATGCCTACTATCTGCGACGAATCCTGAGCAG ATTGGTGGATAAGGAGATG AACAAAATGGTGCAGGAGAATTCTGTTTCTTGTTCAAAAGGTACAACTGTTTGTCAGCCTACAGATGAAGAATCAGGAG GTCCTGAGCAATTGAAGCAGAAGCAGGTTAATTCTGATTCATCTGACAAAAAAGATTCACCACTGCAAACTCTGGAACCGTCCACCCTCCAAGCACTTTATGAACTCATCTCACTGGTTCACAACAGTGCTGAAATGGTTAGCCAAAACGAAATAACAGAACCTACATCTCAGGATGCATATTGCAAGCAAAGCAATGGAAGTAAGAAGATTGCTGCAGATGATTCATCTCTCTTGGAGAAAGATCCTAttgcaaaaataattttaccACTCAAACCGCTTGAATTGCAGAGTATGCTGCTTGCCATGGCG CGTACTTTCCCAAGGACTCTAGAAGCTCTTGTCCTCAACATGCTTGGACCAATAGGAGCAGAGATACTGACAAGGAAGTTTGACGAGATGGACCAACAAGCGACAAAAGAGCAACA GAGTGAGTTTTACAAGACATTCTACAGCGTGTTTGATGACCAGTATGCTGCGATGGATGCACTTCTTAATGGAAAAGAAATGTTTTCCTTTCAG GTATTCCAGAGTGTGCTGCGCCAATATATTGGGGTGCATGCTGACCGACCAAA GTTACATTGGCGGGCCTCGTGGTGCTTACAAAGGGTCAGTGAGCAAACTTCCCCTCGGAATGATGTTATTTTTCAGGCAATTCCTTGGTTCTTTGAACTTATAACGGTACTACCCAGCCAaaagctatattttgggacggagttggtctctccgttccaaaatggAGGTACTTACAGTAGTACTAAAAAGCAGTGA
- the LOC4324716 gene encoding lysine-specific demethylase JMJ31 isoform X4: protein MRAEDDDAGGGEFVGARLDAGLRAARFASPPSADEFAAAVEPRNAPAVFRGVVKDWTASSRWDPRRGGLDYLREKVGPDVDVEAMMSSTGHVFYGDLRSHERVLVPFSKFMNSCKSYLRCPNASSDSPKAQEILKEPASSEEGCSSSLESCDQVYLAQVSILNTENKERCSLEVLKEDIQEPTFLRGKPFSSINIWMNRAHLRSSTHYDPHHNLLCVVAGCKKVTLWPPSSSPYLYPMPVYGEASNHSSVSIEEPDYSRYTRARYMKEYSERVILNCGDALFIPEGWYHQVDSDDLTIAINFWWKSRIMNEMLEHMDAYYLRRILSRLVDKEMNKMVQENSVSCSKGTTVCQPTDEESGGPEQLKQKQVNSDSSDKKDSPLQTLEPSTLQALYELISLVHNSAEMVSQNEITEPTSQDAYCKQSNGSKKIAADDSSLLEKDPIAKIILPLKPLELQSMLLAMARTFPRTLEALVLNMLGPIGAEILTRKFDEMDQQATKEQQSEFYKTFYSVFDDQYAAMDALLNGKEMFSFQVFQSVLRQYIGVHADRPK, encoded by the exons ATGCgagcggaggacgacgacgccggcggcggcgagttcgTGGGCGCGCGGCTGGAcgccggcctccgcgccgcgcgGTTCGCGTCGCCGCCTTCTGCCGACGAGTTCGCGGCCGCCGTCGAGCCCAGGAACGCCCCCGCG GTGTTTCGTGGCGTGGTGAAGGATTGGACGGCCTCCTCTCGGTGGGATCCTCGCCGTGGCGGCCTTGACTATTTGCGG GAAAAGGTTGGACCTGATGTTGATGTGGAAGCTATGATGTCGAGCACAGGGCATGTGTTCTATGGGGATCTTAGAAGCCATGAGAGG GTGCTTGTTCCATTCTCCAAATTCATGAACTCGTGCAAATCTTACCTGAGGTGTCCGAATGCCTCCAGTGACTCACCCAAAGCTCAAGAAATCCTCAAGGAGCCCGCTTCTTCAGAGGAGGGGTGCTCGAGCAGCTTAGAGAGTTGTGACCAAGTCTATTTAGCACAA GTATCAATTCTGAACACTGAGAACAAAGAGAGATGTTCACTGGAAGTTTTGAAAGAGGACATTCAGGAG CCAACATTTTTGAGAGGAAAACCATTTTCATCAATAAACATTTGGATGAATAGAGCTCACTTGAGATCAAGTACCCATTATGATCCCCATCATAATCTCCTTTGTGTGGTGGCTGGTTGCAAAAAAG TAACTTTGTGGCCTCCCTCATCATCCCCATATCTGTACCCGATGCCTGTGTATGGGGAGGCCTCCAACCATAG TTCTGTCAGCATCGAGGAACCAGATTATTCAAGGTACACAAGAGCAAGATACATGAAGGAATACTCTGAGAGAGTCATTCTAAATTGTGGTGATGCTCTTTTCATACCAGAAGGATG GTATCATCAAGTTGACAGTGATGATTTGACAATAGCAATTAACTTTTGGTGGAAGTCAAGAATAATGAATGAAATGTTAGAACATATGGATGCCTACTATCTGCGACGAATCCTGAGCAG ATTGGTGGATAAGGAGATG AACAAAATGGTGCAGGAGAATTCTGTTTCTTGTTCAAAAGGTACAACTGTTTGTCAGCCTACAGATGAAGAATCAGGAG GTCCTGAGCAATTGAAGCAGAAGCAGGTTAATTCTGATTCATCTGACAAAAAAGATTCACCACTGCAAACTCTGGAACCGTCCACCCTCCAAGCACTTTATGAACTCATCTCACTGGTTCACAACAGTGCTGAAATGGTTAGCCAAAACGAAATAACAGAACCTACATCTCAGGATGCATATTGCAAGCAAAGCAATGGAAGTAAGAAGATTGCTGCAGATGATTCATCTCTCTTGGAGAAAGATCCTAttgcaaaaataattttaccACTCAAACCGCTTGAATTGCAGAGTATGCTGCTTGCCATGGCG CGTACTTTCCCAAGGACTCTAGAAGCTCTTGTCCTCAACATGCTTGGACCAATAGGAGCAGAGATACTGACAAGGAAGTTTGACGAGATGGACCAACAAGCGACAAAAGAGCAACA GAGTGAGTTTTACAAGACATTCTACAGCGTGTTTGATGACCAGTATGCTGCGATGGATGCACTTCTTAATGGAAAAGAAATGTTTTCCTTTCAG GTATTCCAGAGTGTGCTGCGCCAATATATTGGGGTGCATGCTGACCGACCAAAGTAA